From a region of the Lactuca sativa cultivar Salinas chromosome 4, Lsat_Salinas_v11, whole genome shotgun sequence genome:
- the LOC111921147 gene encoding uncharacterized protein LOC111921147, with protein sequence MKPHTVTKDQIKLRAFPFSVQDAAKEWLYDLPSGSITRWNELAKLLLEKYFPEAKVWNLHREILGIKQGKREALHTYWERFKKLLVRCPQHDISDYQLYQCFCEGLIPMERRLINASSGGSLSDMTPTKIRALIEKLANESKHSTTKEEWYPDHPRGVKEISNAHLESQILELTKDVLLLTKEKGIEPMVKPCGVYCKTGHPTDMCPLLQEANESVQDMGGFQQRPFDQHRNNQAWGGPQNNNFQPRPQQNFQQRNQYQSPPGFQEPFQQNQHQSNFQQPPVQPQHVFRRHS encoded by the coding sequence ATGAAGCCCCATACAGTTACCAAAGACCAGATCAAATTAAGGGCATTCCCCTTCTCAGTTCAAGATGCAGCAAAGGAGTGGCTATATGACCTCCCGTCTGGTTCAATAACAAGATGGAATGAACTCGCCAAACTCcttttagaaaaatattttccCGAGGCGAAAGTATGGAATCTACACAGAGAGATTCTAGGTATAAAGCAAGGCAAAAGAGAAGCTCTCCACACTTATTGGGAGCGATTCAAGAAGCTGTTAGTCCGATGTCCACAACATGACATTAGTGATTATCAGTTATATCAGTGTTTCTGCGAAGGATTGATACCTATGGAGAGGCGACTAATAAATGCATCTAGTGGAGGGTCACTTTCAGACATGACACCAACAAAGATCAGGGCATTAATAGAGAAGCTGGCCAATGAATCAAAACATTCAACAACTAAGGAAGAGTGGTACCCAGACCATCCAAGAGGAGTCAAGGAGATAAGTAATGCCCACCTGGAATCCCAGATTTTAGAATTGACTAAAGATGTCCTTTTGTTGACAAAAGAAAAAGGTATTGAGCCAATGGTCAAACCTTGTGGGGTCTACTGCAAAACCGGGCACCCAACTGATATGTGCCCACTACTTCAAGAAGCTAATGAATCTGTGCAAGATATGGGAGGATTTCAGCAAAGGCCATTTGATCAACATCGCAACAACCAAGCTTGGGGTGGGCCTCAAAATAACAATTTCCAGCCAAGACCTCAACAGAACTTTCAGCAAAGAAACCAATACCAATCTCCACCTGGGTTCCAAGAACCTTTTCAGCAAAATCAGCACCAAAGCAACTTTCAGCAACCACCTGTTCAACCACAACATGTCTTTAGAAGACATAGTTAA